The Sesamum indicum cultivar Zhongzhi No. 13 linkage group LG1, S_indicum_v1.0, whole genome shotgun sequence genome includes a window with the following:
- the LOC105169780 gene encoding F-box protein At3g54460 isoform X1 has product MENDAKLPPDHKLCGYLCAVLTAPADASSSIPLNSLCSIGGEPPNVYFATQSDVRLTPIGKPESCDSNATPSVKKRWSRIGMVHGSISVVHQLHALVTHKCLKIVARITRILPHRTEAECGSREVRAVVLVDVYLPTDLWSGWQFPRSSSVAAALFKHLSCDWEARGLMLKSVKLDGDDYYSIWSVTDCHVLGCRWHCSAPDNLKKKKLFELQEIFKSLPCVTKKVDCDDSRVKPAVSSCESGIWVLSDDILINILTILSPIDLVKISLACRHLRFLAASIMPCMKLKLYPHQQAAVEWMLQREKDCKVLKHPLCMNFRTEDGFDFNINVVSGEIVAGIVPTIRDFRGGMFCDEPGLGKTITAISLILKTQGTLAEPPDAVQVIWCMHDGNQRCGYYEARADKITKGNVSSMKNILGHKTRRGQLCLDELTPKRICSGYESKSPWPLVSREQIVEPTDSCSNKTIKLCEPACSTPATISMQSSRSWSNARRNLLAAYKEPSFTSERCSKNRKHASNDKQRSRGNQVGLACRISLTRKRDKETVTDDLEYNETWVQCDACSKWRKVADGCLANTSRAWFCSMNGDPSYQSCNVPEESWDCREPITYLPGFHAKGSSGGQEENISFFIGVLKDHYTLLNSETKKALMWLAKLSPGKLAEMETIGLVSPIVGTSLFDTRVARDYHKIFQAFGLIKKVEKGVLRWYYPKSLVNLAFDLNSLRIALCEPLDSLRLYLSSATLIVVPSNLVDHWRTQIERHVRPGQLRVYIWGDQKKKPSGHCLAWDYDVVITTFNRLSAEWGPRKRSVLMQVHWLRVVLDEGHTLGSSLSLTNKLQMAVSLTATNRWLLTGTPTPNTPNSQLSYLQPMLKFLKEETYGQHQKSWEAGILRPFEAEMEEGRSRLLQLLNRCMISARKIDLKAIPPCIKKITFVDFSEEHAKSYNELVETVRRNILMADWNDSSHVESLLNPKQWKFRATTIKNVRLSCCVAGHVRVTDAGQDIQETMDILVDNGLDPASEEYAFVKYSLLHGGNCMRCREWCRLPVITPCRHLLCLDCVALDSERCTFPGCGNSYEMQSPEELARPENPNPKWPVPKDLIELQPSYKQDDWNPDWQSTSSSKVTYLVRRLKELQEMNRTIGYGDKREVISNELNFSSNRSYFHISLDQEACNKARNEGSHVPSEKVIIFSQFLEHIHVIEQQLGIAGIQFAGMYSPMHSINKMKSLATFQHDANCMALLMDGSAALGLDLSFVTRVYLMEPIWDRSMEEQVISRAHRMGAARPIHVETLAMTGTIEEQMLKFLQDGDECRRFLKEEFGTNGLDGTRSFRTLHDFAESNYLTHLSFVRTSSTIEQLDKL; this is encoded by the exons atggAAAACGACGCCAAGCTACCGCCCGACCATAAACTCTGCGGTTACCTATGTGCCGTTCTCACAGCTCCGGCGGACGCCTCCTCCTCCATTCCCCTCAACTCTCTCTGCAGCATTGGCGGCGAACCCCCAAATGTTTACTTCGCCACCCAAAGCGACGTTCGCCTGACCCCCATCGGCAAGCCGGAATCTTGCGATTCCAATGCCACGCCGTCTGTCAAGAAGCGTTGGAGCAGAATTGGGATGGTCCACGGATCGATTAGCGTGGTGCACCAGCTGCACGCCCTCGTAACGCACAAGTGCTTGAAAATTGTGGCCCGAATCACGAGGATTTTGCCACACAGGACAGAGGCCGAGTGTGGAAGCAGGGAAGTTAGGGCTGTGGTGCTGGTGGATGTGTACTTGCCGACAGATTTGTGGTCTGGTTGGCAGTTCCCGCGGTCGAGCTCCGTTGCTGCCGCTCTTTTCAAACACTTAAG CTGTGATTGGGAAGCTAGAGGCTTGATGCTGAAGTCTGTCAAATTGGATGGTGATGATTATTATAGCATTTGGAGTGTAACGGACTGTCACGTCCTTGGCTGTAGATGGCATTGTAGTGCACCTGACAATCTTAAGAAGAAAAAGCTTTTTGAACTCCAGGAAATTTTTAAGAGCTTACCCTGCGTGACAAAGAAGGTGGACTGTGATGATTCAAGAGTAAAACCAGCAGTCTCATCGTGTGAATCTGGTATCTGGGTGCTGTCAgatgatattttgattaatattttaactatacTAAGCCCAATTGACCTTGTTAAGATTTCATTGGCGTGCCGTCATTTAAGGTTCTTGGCAGCATCCATCATGCCATGCATGAAGCTTAAACTTTATCCTCATCAGCAGGCTGCAGTTGAGTGGATGTTACAGCGTGAGAAGGACTGTAAAGTCCTAAAACATCCCCTGTGTATGAATTTCAGGACCGAAGatggttttgattttaatatcaatgTGGTTTCTGGTGAAATTGTTGCTGGTATAGTTCCTACAATTAGGGATTTTCGTGGTGGAATGTTCTGTGATGAACCTGGATTGGGTAAGACTATCACTGCTATCTCTCTTATTCTGAAGACACAAGGAACCTTGGCAGAACCACCAGATGCAGTACAAGTGATCTGGTGTATGCATGATGGGAATCAGAGGTGTGGCTATTATGAAGCGCGTGCTGACAAAATAACTAAGGGTAATGTGTCTAGTATGAAGAACATTTTGGGTCATAAAACTCGGAGGGGACAATTATGTCTAGATGAACTCACCCCAAAAAGGATTTGTAGTGGCTACGAGTCAAAGTCACCCTGGCCTCTTGTTTCCAGGGAGCAAATAGTGGAACCCACTGATTCATGTTCtaacaaaacaattaaattgtGTGAACCTGCATGCTCAACACCTGCAACTATCAGTATGCAGTCCAGCAGGAGCTGGAGTAATGCGAGGAGAAATCTTCTAGCTGCGTATAAGGAGCCATCTTTTACCTCTGAGAGATGCTCAAAGAATAGGAAGCACGCCTCTAATGACAAACAAAGGTCTCGGGGTAACCAAGTTGGTTTGGCCTGCAGGATATCATTGACTAGGAAGAGGGATAAGGAGACAGTAACAGACGATCTTGAATATAATGAAACTTGGGTCCAGTGTGATGCTTGTAGCAAGTGGCGGAAGGTTGCAGATGGATGTTTAGCGAATACTTCCAGAGCATGGTTTTGTAGTATGAATGGTGACCCCTCTTACCAGAGTTGTAATGTTCCTGAAGAATCCTGGGATTGTAGGGAGCCTATCACATACCTACCAGGCTTCCACGCCAAGGGGTCCTCTGGGGGTCAGGAGGAGAACATATCATTTTTCATTGGAGTGCTAAAGGACCACTATACATTGCTCAATTCTGAGACAAAGAAAGCCTTGATGTGGCTGGCTAAACTTTCACCAGGTAAGCTTGCAGAAATGGAAACAATTGGGTTAGTGAGCCCGATCGTAGGGACCTCCCTATTTGATACGAGAGTTGCTCGTGattatcacaaaatatttcaagcaTTTGGccttataaaaaaagtggAAAAGGGTGTTTTGAGGTGGTACTATCCCAAGAGTCTTGTGAACCTGGCCTTTGACTTGAATTCCCTTAGGATTGCTCTCTGTGAGCCATTAGACTCGCTGAGGTTGTATTTGTCAAGTGCAACTTTGATTGTTGTCCCTTCAAATCTTGTTGATCACTGGAGGACTCAGATTGAAAGGCATGTTAGACCAGGTCAGTTGAGAGTCTATATATGGGGTGATCAAAAGAAAAAGCCTTCTGGTCACTGTTTGGCTTGGGACTATGATGTTGTAATAACTACCTTCAATCGTTTGAGTGCTGAGTGGGGGCCCCGTAAAAGAAGCGTACTAATGCAAGTTCATTGGCTTAGGGTCGTGTTGGATGAGGGGCATACTCTTGGCTCAAGTCTCAGTTTGACAAACAAATTGCAAATGGCAGTGTCACTAACTGCCACTAACCGCTGGTTGTTGACAGGTACGCCAACTCCCAATACTCCTAACAGTCAGCTATCTTATCTTCAACCCATGCTAAAGTTCCTCAAAGAAGAGACTTATGGCCAACATCAGAAATCATGGGAAGCAGGTATCCTAAGGCCATTTGAGGCAGAGATGGAAGAGGGCAGGTCGCGCTTGCTGCAGTTGCTTAACAGATGCATGATTAGTGCAAGGAAAATAGATCTGAAAGCAATCCCACCTTGCATAAAAAAGATAACATTTGTGGATTTTTCAGAAGAACATGCAAAAAGTTACAATGAGTTGGTAGAAACAGTTAGGCGTAATATTTTGATGGCGGACTGGAATGATTCGTCTCATGTTGAGAGTTTATTGAACCCAAAACAATGGAAATTTCGAGCTACGACTATAAAAAATGTGAGGTTATCCTGCTGTGTGGCTGGACATGTCAGAGTAACAGATGCTGGCCAAGATATTCAAGAAACTATGGATATTCTAGTAGATAATGGTCTGGATCCTGCGTCAGAGGAGTATGCTTTTGTAAAGTACAGTCTCTTGCATGGTGGCAATTGTATGAG GTGCAGAGAATGGTGTCGTTTACCCGTCATTACACCTTGTAGGCATCTATTATGCCTTGATTGTGTTGCTTTAGACAGTGAAAGGTGTACATTTCCTGGTTGTGGTAACTCATATGAAATGCAAAGTCCAGAAGAATTAGCTCGTCCAGAGAATCCTAATCCTAAGTGGCCTGTGCCAAAGGATCTCATTGAGTTACAGCCTTCATATAAGCAG GATGACTGGAATCCTGATTGGCAGTCAACATCCAGCAGCAAAGTTACATATCTAGTTCGCCGGTTAAAAGAATTGCAGGAAATGAATAGGACAATTGGGTATGGAGACAAGAGAGAGGTTATCTCTAATGAACTTAATTTCTCCTCTAACAGGAGttatttccacatatcactgGATCAGGAGGCTTGCAATAAAGCCAGAAATGAGGGGAGCCATGTACCTTCTGAgaaagttattattttttcacagtTTCTTGAGCATATCCATGTCATCGAACAGCAG TTGGGTATAGCTGGTATCCAATTTGCCGGAATGTATAGTCCCATGCACTCTATTAATAAG ATGAAATCCCTAGCAACTTTCCAGCATGATGCAAATTGTATGGCTCTCTTGATGGATGGAAGTGCAGCATTAGGTCTTGATTTAAGCTTTGTGACTCGTGTCTATCTAATGGAACCTATATGGGATAGAAG CATGGAGGAGCAGGTGATTAGTCGTGCTCATCGAATGGGTGCTGCACGTCCCATTCATGTGGAGACATTAGCAATGACTGGCACAATCGAAGAGCaaatgttgaaatttttacaG GATGGTGATGAATGCAGAAGGTTCTTGAAGGAAGAATTTGGTACAAATGGTCTTGACGGGACACGGTCATTTCGCACATTACATGATTTTGCTGAGAGCAATTACTTGACTCACCTTAGTTTTGTGCGCACCAGCTCCACGATAGAACAGCTGGATAAGTTATAA
- the LOC105169780 gene encoding F-box protein At3g54460 isoform X2 — MENDAKLPPDHKLCGYLCAVLTAPADASSSIPLNSLCSIGGEPPNVYFATQSDVRLTPIGKPESCDSNATPSVKKRWSRIGMVHGSISVVHQLHALVTHKCLKIVARITRILPHRTEAECGSREVRAVVLVDVYLPTDLWSGWQFPRSSSVAAALFKHLSCDWEARGLMLKSVKLDGDDYYSIWSVTDCHVLGCRWHCSAPDNLKKKKLFELQEIFKSLPCVTKKVDCDDSRVKPAVSSCESGIWVLSDDILINILTILSPIDLVKISLACRHLRFLAASIMPCMKLKLYPHQQAAVEWMLQREKDCKVLKHPLCMNFRTEDGFDFNINVVSGEIVAGIVPTIRDFRGGMFCDEPGLGKTITAISLILKTQGTLAEPPDAVQVIWCMHDGNQRCGYYEARADKITKGNVSSMKNILGHKTRRGQLCLDELTPKRICSGYESKSPWPLVSREQIVEPTDSCSNKTIKLCEPACSTPATISMQSSRSWSNARRNLLAAYKEPSFTSERCSKNRKHASNDKQRSRGNQVGLACRISLTRKRDKETVTDDLEYNETWVQCDACSKWRKVADGCLANTSRAWFCSMNGDPSYQSCNVPEESWDCREPITYLPGFHAKGSSGGQEENISFFIGVLKDHYTLLNSETKKALMWLAKLSPGKLAEMETIGLVSPIVGTSLFDTRVARDYHKIFQAFGLIKKVEKGVLRWYYPKSLVNLAFDLNSLRIALCEPLDSLRLYLSSATLIVVPSNLVDHWRTQIERHVRPGQLRVYIWGDQKKKPSGHCLAWDYDVVITTFNRLSAEWGPRKRSVLMQVHWLRVVLDEGHTLGSSLSLTNKLQMAVSLTATNRWLLTGTPTPNTPNSQLSYLQPMLKFLKEETYGQHQKSWEAGILRPFEAEMEEGRSRLLQLLNRCMISARKIDLKAIPPCIKKITFVDFSEEHAKSYNELVETVRRNILMADWNDSSHVESLLNPKQWKFRATTIKNVRLSCCVAGHVRVTDAGQDIQETMDILVDNGLDPASEEYAFVKYSLLHGGNCMRCREWCRLPVITPCRHLLCLDCVALDSERCTFPGCGNSYEMQSPEELARPENPNPKWPVPKDLIELQPSYKQDDWNPDWQSTSSSKVTYLVRRLKELQEMNRTIGYGDKREVISNELNFSSNRSYFHISLDQEACNKARNEGSHVPSEKVIIFSQFLEHIHVIEQQLGIAGIQFAGMYSPMHSINKMKSLATFQHDANCMALLMDGSAALGLDLSFVTRVYLMEPIWDRSMEEQVISRAHRMGAARPIHVETLAMTGTIEEQMLKFLQGGAV, encoded by the exons atggAAAACGACGCCAAGCTACCGCCCGACCATAAACTCTGCGGTTACCTATGTGCCGTTCTCACAGCTCCGGCGGACGCCTCCTCCTCCATTCCCCTCAACTCTCTCTGCAGCATTGGCGGCGAACCCCCAAATGTTTACTTCGCCACCCAAAGCGACGTTCGCCTGACCCCCATCGGCAAGCCGGAATCTTGCGATTCCAATGCCACGCCGTCTGTCAAGAAGCGTTGGAGCAGAATTGGGATGGTCCACGGATCGATTAGCGTGGTGCACCAGCTGCACGCCCTCGTAACGCACAAGTGCTTGAAAATTGTGGCCCGAATCACGAGGATTTTGCCACACAGGACAGAGGCCGAGTGTGGAAGCAGGGAAGTTAGGGCTGTGGTGCTGGTGGATGTGTACTTGCCGACAGATTTGTGGTCTGGTTGGCAGTTCCCGCGGTCGAGCTCCGTTGCTGCCGCTCTTTTCAAACACTTAAG CTGTGATTGGGAAGCTAGAGGCTTGATGCTGAAGTCTGTCAAATTGGATGGTGATGATTATTATAGCATTTGGAGTGTAACGGACTGTCACGTCCTTGGCTGTAGATGGCATTGTAGTGCACCTGACAATCTTAAGAAGAAAAAGCTTTTTGAACTCCAGGAAATTTTTAAGAGCTTACCCTGCGTGACAAAGAAGGTGGACTGTGATGATTCAAGAGTAAAACCAGCAGTCTCATCGTGTGAATCTGGTATCTGGGTGCTGTCAgatgatattttgattaatattttaactatacTAAGCCCAATTGACCTTGTTAAGATTTCATTGGCGTGCCGTCATTTAAGGTTCTTGGCAGCATCCATCATGCCATGCATGAAGCTTAAACTTTATCCTCATCAGCAGGCTGCAGTTGAGTGGATGTTACAGCGTGAGAAGGACTGTAAAGTCCTAAAACATCCCCTGTGTATGAATTTCAGGACCGAAGatggttttgattttaatatcaatgTGGTTTCTGGTGAAATTGTTGCTGGTATAGTTCCTACAATTAGGGATTTTCGTGGTGGAATGTTCTGTGATGAACCTGGATTGGGTAAGACTATCACTGCTATCTCTCTTATTCTGAAGACACAAGGAACCTTGGCAGAACCACCAGATGCAGTACAAGTGATCTGGTGTATGCATGATGGGAATCAGAGGTGTGGCTATTATGAAGCGCGTGCTGACAAAATAACTAAGGGTAATGTGTCTAGTATGAAGAACATTTTGGGTCATAAAACTCGGAGGGGACAATTATGTCTAGATGAACTCACCCCAAAAAGGATTTGTAGTGGCTACGAGTCAAAGTCACCCTGGCCTCTTGTTTCCAGGGAGCAAATAGTGGAACCCACTGATTCATGTTCtaacaaaacaattaaattgtGTGAACCTGCATGCTCAACACCTGCAACTATCAGTATGCAGTCCAGCAGGAGCTGGAGTAATGCGAGGAGAAATCTTCTAGCTGCGTATAAGGAGCCATCTTTTACCTCTGAGAGATGCTCAAAGAATAGGAAGCACGCCTCTAATGACAAACAAAGGTCTCGGGGTAACCAAGTTGGTTTGGCCTGCAGGATATCATTGACTAGGAAGAGGGATAAGGAGACAGTAACAGACGATCTTGAATATAATGAAACTTGGGTCCAGTGTGATGCTTGTAGCAAGTGGCGGAAGGTTGCAGATGGATGTTTAGCGAATACTTCCAGAGCATGGTTTTGTAGTATGAATGGTGACCCCTCTTACCAGAGTTGTAATGTTCCTGAAGAATCCTGGGATTGTAGGGAGCCTATCACATACCTACCAGGCTTCCACGCCAAGGGGTCCTCTGGGGGTCAGGAGGAGAACATATCATTTTTCATTGGAGTGCTAAAGGACCACTATACATTGCTCAATTCTGAGACAAAGAAAGCCTTGATGTGGCTGGCTAAACTTTCACCAGGTAAGCTTGCAGAAATGGAAACAATTGGGTTAGTGAGCCCGATCGTAGGGACCTCCCTATTTGATACGAGAGTTGCTCGTGattatcacaaaatatttcaagcaTTTGGccttataaaaaaagtggAAAAGGGTGTTTTGAGGTGGTACTATCCCAAGAGTCTTGTGAACCTGGCCTTTGACTTGAATTCCCTTAGGATTGCTCTCTGTGAGCCATTAGACTCGCTGAGGTTGTATTTGTCAAGTGCAACTTTGATTGTTGTCCCTTCAAATCTTGTTGATCACTGGAGGACTCAGATTGAAAGGCATGTTAGACCAGGTCAGTTGAGAGTCTATATATGGGGTGATCAAAAGAAAAAGCCTTCTGGTCACTGTTTGGCTTGGGACTATGATGTTGTAATAACTACCTTCAATCGTTTGAGTGCTGAGTGGGGGCCCCGTAAAAGAAGCGTACTAATGCAAGTTCATTGGCTTAGGGTCGTGTTGGATGAGGGGCATACTCTTGGCTCAAGTCTCAGTTTGACAAACAAATTGCAAATGGCAGTGTCACTAACTGCCACTAACCGCTGGTTGTTGACAGGTACGCCAACTCCCAATACTCCTAACAGTCAGCTATCTTATCTTCAACCCATGCTAAAGTTCCTCAAAGAAGAGACTTATGGCCAACATCAGAAATCATGGGAAGCAGGTATCCTAAGGCCATTTGAGGCAGAGATGGAAGAGGGCAGGTCGCGCTTGCTGCAGTTGCTTAACAGATGCATGATTAGTGCAAGGAAAATAGATCTGAAAGCAATCCCACCTTGCATAAAAAAGATAACATTTGTGGATTTTTCAGAAGAACATGCAAAAAGTTACAATGAGTTGGTAGAAACAGTTAGGCGTAATATTTTGATGGCGGACTGGAATGATTCGTCTCATGTTGAGAGTTTATTGAACCCAAAACAATGGAAATTTCGAGCTACGACTATAAAAAATGTGAGGTTATCCTGCTGTGTGGCTGGACATGTCAGAGTAACAGATGCTGGCCAAGATATTCAAGAAACTATGGATATTCTAGTAGATAATGGTCTGGATCCTGCGTCAGAGGAGTATGCTTTTGTAAAGTACAGTCTCTTGCATGGTGGCAATTGTATGAG GTGCAGAGAATGGTGTCGTTTACCCGTCATTACACCTTGTAGGCATCTATTATGCCTTGATTGTGTTGCTTTAGACAGTGAAAGGTGTACATTTCCTGGTTGTGGTAACTCATATGAAATGCAAAGTCCAGAAGAATTAGCTCGTCCAGAGAATCCTAATCCTAAGTGGCCTGTGCCAAAGGATCTCATTGAGTTACAGCCTTCATATAAGCAG GATGACTGGAATCCTGATTGGCAGTCAACATCCAGCAGCAAAGTTACATATCTAGTTCGCCGGTTAAAAGAATTGCAGGAAATGAATAGGACAATTGGGTATGGAGACAAGAGAGAGGTTATCTCTAATGAACTTAATTTCTCCTCTAACAGGAGttatttccacatatcactgGATCAGGAGGCTTGCAATAAAGCCAGAAATGAGGGGAGCCATGTACCTTCTGAgaaagttattattttttcacagtTTCTTGAGCATATCCATGTCATCGAACAGCAG TTGGGTATAGCTGGTATCCAATTTGCCGGAATGTATAGTCCCATGCACTCTATTAATAAG ATGAAATCCCTAGCAACTTTCCAGCATGATGCAAATTGTATGGCTCTCTTGATGGATGGAAGTGCAGCATTAGGTCTTGATTTAAGCTTTGTGACTCGTGTCTATCTAATGGAACCTATATGGGATAGAAG CATGGAGGAGCAGGTGATTAGTCGTGCTCATCGAATGGGTGCTGCACGTCCCATTCATGTGGAGACATTAGCAATGACTGGCACAATCGAAGAGCaaatgttgaaatttttacaG GGCGGAGCTGTATGA